The Agrococcus sp. SGAir0287 DNA window CGACTGACCGTACGAGGGCGTGGCGGACTGGTCCGACGACTGGCCGTACGACGTGGCGGACTGGTCCGACGACTGGCCGTACGACGTGGCGGACTGCTCCGACTGGCCGTACGACGGAGTCTGCTCCGACTGGCCGTACGACGGCGTGGCGGACTGCTCCGACGACTGGTCGTACGACGGCGCCGCGGGCTGCTCGGCGGCGGGCTGCCCCCAGGGCTGCGCCTGCTGGTCGCCGGTGGCCTGGGGCTGCTGCGTGGCGGGCTGTCCCCACGATCCCGACTGCTCGGGCTGCTGCGCCTCCTGTCCGGCGCTCGACGCGGATGCGGACTGCTCGGTGCTCTCGGACGGCGCGAAGCGTCGCTCGTCGCCCTGCTGCGGGAACTGGTCGCTCATGGTCCCTCCTGGGATGCTCGCCTGCGTCGGCAGGCTCGGGTGGCGGTCGCGAGACGCGGTGCGACGCGCGGGCTCACGCTATCGCACGGACCGCGACGATCCCTGGGCTTGCGCCCATCCGCGTCATGGTGCGGTGGGCAGTCCCTGGAAGAGCGCGGCGAGCGTCGCGCCGAAGAGCACGATGCTCGCGACGATCGCGACGAGCCCGAGCGCGCCGAGCACGATGGCGCCGACGGCGAGCGGGCGTCCGCCCGCCCCCGAGCGCCGGATCCGCGCGATCGAGACGGCGCCGAGGACGATGCCGGCGAGCGATCCCAGCAGCGGGAGCAGCGTGACGCCCAAGACGGATGCGCCGATCGCGAGCATCGCGAGCAGGTCGGTCGCCGGCGCACGGTAAGCGGCGGCGTCGGGTGCCTCGTGCACGATCGCGGTCGGCGGCGGGGGTGCGATGCTCACCTGGACAGGGTGCCACGCGTCGCTGTGCGCCGGCTCTGCCACGACGGCGCGGCCCGGCCGCCGCGCCCTCAGCCCACCTGCACGACGCTCGCGTCGAGCGTCGACTCCACCCCGAAGCCCGGCGCGCTCGGCGCCGCCCCGCGCGCGACGAGCCGCGCGCCGAGGCCCGCGATCATCGCGCCGTTGTCGGTGCACAGCGATAGCGGCGGCACGCGCAGGACGACGCCGGCGGCCTCGCAGCGCTCCGCCGCGACCTCGCGCAGCCGCCGGTTCGCCACGACGCCGCCGCCGAGCAGCAGGCGCGGGACGCCCGTGTGCGCGCAGGCGTCCAAGGCCTTCGTCACGAGCACGTCGACGACGGCCTCGCGGAACGACGCCGCCACGTCCGGCACCGACACCGAGTCGGCGTCGGCCGCGCGCTCGACGTGCCGCGCGACGGCCGTCTTGAGCCCCGAGAACGAGAAGTCGAAGCGGTGGCGCTCGCGATCCTTCGGCGCGGTCAGACCACGCGGGAAGGCGATGGCACGCGGATCCCCGTCCGCCGCAGCGGCGTCGATCGACGGACCGCCGGGGTAGCCGAGGCCCAGCAGCCGCGCGACCTTGTCGAACGCCTCCCCTGCGGCGTCGTCGATCGTCTCGCCGAGCGTCGCGACGTCCTCGTCGATGTCTCGCACGTGCAGGAGGGAGGTGTGGCCGCCCGAGACGAGCAGCGCGATCGTCTCCGCCTCGATCGGGCCGCCGGCGAGCGCGTCGGCGGCGACGTGGCCGACGAGGTGGTTGACGCCGTGCACCGGCAGGCCCGTCGCGACGCCGAGCGCCTTCGCGGCGCCGACGCCCACCATGAGCGCGCCCGCGAGTCCCGGACCGGCTGTCACGGCGATGGCGTCGAGGTCGGCGATCGTGACGCCCGCCTCGTCGAGCGCGCGACGGATCGTCGGCTCCATGGCCTCGAGGTGCGCACGCGCCGCGATCTCCGGCACGACGCCGCCGAAGCGCGCGTGCAGGTCCATCGACGAGGCGACGACGTTCGCGAGCAGCTCGTCGCCGCGCACGATGCCGACGCCCGTCTCGTCGCAGCTGGTCTCGATGCCGAGCACGAGCGGTATCACGACAGGTCCTTCCGCATCGAGATCGCGTCGACGCCCTCCGGCTGGTAATACCCGGGGCGCACGCCGGTCTCGACGAATCCCTCCGACAGGTAGAGCGCGCGGGCGGGCGCGTTGTCCTCGCGCACCTCGAGGAACAGCTCGGTGACGCCGCGGTCGCGCGCGTCCTGCTGCGCCTGCCGCAGCAGGCGACGCCCGAGGCCCGTGCCGCGTGCGGACTCGGCGACCGCGATCGTCTGGATGTCGCCCTCGACGCCGACCGCGCGCAGGCCGACGTAGCCGACGATCGAGCCGTCGTCGTCGACGGCGACCACGTAGCGGCCCCAGTCGCTCGCCATCTCCGCGGCCATCGTGCCGCGCGCCCACGCGGTGAGGCCGAACGACGCGGTCTCGATCGCCATGACGGCGTCGAGGTCGTCGAGCGTCGCCGTGCGCAGGGCGATCACGACGTGACCCGCTTCGGGGCGGCGCTCGGCACGGCGTCGGCCTCGCGCAGGTAGATCGCCTCGCGGCTCGACCCGGCGCCGGCCGCGAGCGCGGCGACGAGGCCGGCGGCGCCGATCCAGTCGGCGTCCACGCGTCGAGCGCCATCGATCACGGGGACGGCCGCGGCGGGGGCGAGCGCGGGGCCCTGCACGCGCGCGCCGCCCCGGTAGAGGCTCCAGGCGCGCTCGCGACGCCGCACGTCCGTCGTGACCTGCACGAGGCCCGGCTCGGCGACGCCCACCGCGTCGTGGCTGCACACGCCCACCCACGGCACCCCGAGGCCGAGGGCTGCGGTGCGGGCGGCGACGATCCCGATGCGCAGACCCGTGAAGGCGCCGGGCCCGAGGCCGGCGACGACCTGCGTGACCGCATCGCGATGGTCGCCGAGCACCACGGCGAGCGCGACGTCGAGCACCTCCGCATGCCGGCGGGTGTCGTGCTCGTCGTGCGCGGCGACGACGCGCCCGGCGTCGACGAGCGCGATCGACGTGCCGAGCGACGTGTCGATGGCCAGGATCATGCGGTCTCCCTCGCGAACGCGAGCAGGCGGGATGCGGGCCAGCGGTCGCCGTGCCCGGTGAGCCGCACGGTGCGCGGCTCGTCGGCGTCGGCCTCGCCCGCGTCGCCGCCGATGGTGCGCTCGATCTCGACGTGCAGCCAGGTGTCGACCGCATGCACGAGCGGCAGCCCCCACTCGGCGATCGTGATGGATGCGTCGACGTCGAGGTCGAGGTCGTCGAGCTCCGCCTCGTCGCCGAGTCGGTACGCGTCGACGTGCAGCAGCGGGACCGTCGCCGTGCGGTGGGTGCGGGCGATGACGAACGTGGGGCTCTGCACGGTGCCGACGGCACCGAGGCCGTCGCCGATCCCGCGCGTCAGCGTCGTCTTGCCCGCGCCGAGCTCGCCGGTGAGCACGACGACGTCGCCCGCCTCGAGGATGCCGGCGAGGCGGCGACCGAGCGCCTCCATGGCGTCGGCGTCGACGACGACGTCCTCGACGATCGCGTCGACGCGCGGGCCGACGAACGCCTCGAGCAGCCGCGCCGAAACCCCTGCCGCGGCGCCCCACGCGGCGACCTCCTCGCCGCCCGCGCCCCAGACGACCGCCTCGGCGCCCGGCGCGACGACGGCGTCGCCGATGTCGAGCACGACCTGGTCCATCGCGACGCGTCCCGCGATGGGATGCGGCACGGCGTCGACGGTCACGGGCGCTCCGGCGGCGGAGCGCGGCACGCCGTCGGCGTAGCCGAGCGCGACGAGGGCGAGGGTCGTCTCGCGCGTCGTGACGTGCTCCCAGCCGTACGAGACGCCGTGCCCGGCCGGCACGCGCTTCGTCGACACGACCTCGCCTGCCAGGCGCACGACGCGGCCCGCGAGGTCGATCGTCGCGACGCGGCGCGGCGCCCGGCGCGGCTGGTCGGCGCTCATGCCGCCGCCATCCGCGTGACGACCTCGTAGCCGATCGTGCCGGCTGCGTGCGCCCAGGCGATCGCGCTCGGCTCGCCGCGCGCCGGGTCGCCCCACAGCACTGCGGCGCCCGAGACGGCCTCGGCGAGTCGCGTCGCGGCGACGCCCACCTCGGCGACCGGCACGACGCGGTCGCCGACGAGCACCGGCGCGCCGGGCGCGGGCAGCAGGCCGTGCCGTGCCCCGACGTCGAGCACGCCGTCGACGACCGAGCCCGTCACGCGCATCGCGGGGCGCAGCCCCGCAGCCGCTGCGGCCGAGCCCTGCGCGTCGTCGCCGTCAGGGTGGATGCCGTAGGCGGCGATGCCGACGCGCACCATGTCGAGCGCGACGCCCCCGGCGGCGAGCGTCGCGGAGGAGTTCGCCAGATGCCGCAGCTCGGGCTCGAGCCCGGCGGCGAGCGCGCAGGCATCGGCGAACGCGGCGGCCTGCGCGGCATCCGCGTCCGGGCCGGATCCCGCGAGGTGCGAGAAGACGCCGCGCACGCGCAGCCGACCGCTCGCCTGCAGTGCGGTCGCGCGCGCCACGACCTGCGGCCACTCGCCCATCGGCACGCCGTTGCGTCCGAGCCCCGTGTCGACCTTGAGGTGGACCGTCGCACCGACCTCGGCCGCCTGCTCGAGCTGCGCGAGGCTCGACACGCCCACGTCGACGCGCGCGGCGACGGCCGGGGCGAGGTCGGGCTCGGCGGCGTGCAGCCACGTGAGGATGGGCGCCTCCACGCCGGCCGCGCGCAGCGCGATCGCCTCATCGACGTCGACCACGCCGAGCCACGAGGCACCGCCATCGAGCATCGCGCGCGCCGCGAGCACCGCTCCGTGGCCGTAGCCGTCCGCCTTCACGACGCCGCACACGAGCGCGTCCGTCCGTCGCACGATCGTCTGCAGGTTCGCGACGATCGCCGAGGCGTCCACCGCGCGCGCCATCACGACTCCGCGACGACGACGGCCGCGGCGACGCCGGCGTCGTGGGTGAGGGAGAGATGCACGCTCGTGACGCCGCGCGACGCCGCGAGCGCCGCCCACGCGCCGCCGAGCTCGAGCGACGGCGCACCGGCGGCGTCCGACGCCACCACGAGGTCGCGCCAGCGTTGCCCCTCGATCGTCCCGAGCGCCTTCGCCGCCGCCTCCTTCGCGGCCCAGCGTGCAGCGAGCGAGCGCACGGGCCGTGCCGCGCCGCCGACGACGAGCTCGCGGTCGGCGAAGAGCCGCTGCGCCAGGCCCGGCGTACGCGAGACGGCGCGCTCGAAGCGCGCCACGTCGACGACGTCGATGCCCAGCCCGACGATCACTCGACCGTCACGGACTTCGCGAGGTTGCGCGGCTGGTCGACGTCGAGGCCCTTCGCCGTCGCGAGCTCGAGCGCGAACAGGTGCAGCGGCACGACCGAGAGCACCGGCTCGAGGAGCGGGAGCGTGAGGGGGATGCGCAGCACCTGGTCCGCGTACGGCAGCACGGCGGCGTCGCCCGCCTCCGCGACGGCGATGACGCGGGCGCCGCGCGCCCGGATCTCCTGGATGTTCGAGACGACCTTGGCGTGCAGCCCCTGCTGGTGCCTGGGGCTCGGCACGACGACGAACACCACCTGCCCGGGCTCGATGAGCGCGATGGGTCCGTGCTTCAGCTCGCCCGCCGCGAAGCCCTCCGCGTGGATGTAGCTCAGCTCCTTGAGCTTGAGCGCGCCCTCGAGCGCGACGGGGTAGCCGACGTGGCGGCCGAGGAACAGCACCGAGCGCGTGCCGCTCATCCAATGCGCCAGCTCGCGGATCGCATCCTGCTCGCCGAGCAGCGTGCGCAGCTGCTCCGGCAGGGCCTCGAGCGCCGCGGTGACCTCCCGCACGGCGTCGTCGGCGATCGTGCCCCGCACGCGGCCGAGGTGGAGGCCGGTCAGCAGCAGCGCGACGACCTGGGCGAGGAACGCCTTCGTCGACGCGACGGCGACCTCGGGACCGGCGTGCGTGTAGAGCACGGCCTCGGAGGCGCGGGCGATCGTCGAGCCCTGCGTGTTGCAGATCGACAGCGTGCGCGCCCCCTGCTCGATCGCGTGCTGCACCGCCATCTTCGTGTCCATCGTCTCGCCGGACTGCGAGATCGAGATGACGAGCGTGCGCTCGTCGACGATCGGATCGCGGTAGCGGTACTCGTGCGCGAGGTCGACCTCGACCGGTATGCGCGCCCAGGTCTCGATCGCGTACTCGCCGACGAGCGCCGAGTAGGCGGCGGTGCCGCACGCGACGATCTGCACGCGGTCGATGCCGCGCAGCACGTCGTCGTCGAGCGCGCCGAGCTCGCCGAGGGCCGGCAGCCCGTCGACGATGCGGCCGCGCAGCGTGTTCGCGACGGCCTCGGGGTCCTCCGCGACCTCCTTCGCCATGAACGACGACCAGCCGCCCTTCTCGGCCGCCGCGGCATCCCACGTCACCTCGAACGGCGCGCCCTCGACCGACTGCCCGCCGAAGTCGACGACCTCGACGCCGTCGGGCGTGATGGTCGCGAGCTCGTCGTTGCCGAGCGCCCACGCCATGCGCGTGTAGCGCACGAAGGCGCTCACGTCGCTCGCGAGGAACTGCTCGCCCTGCGAGAGGCCGACGAGCAGCGGGGAGTTGTGGCAGGCGCCGACGACGACGCCGGGCTGGTCGACGTGCACGGCGAGGAGCGTGAACTGCCCCTCGAGCCTGCGCACGAGTGCGAGCATCGCCTGCGTGAGGTCGCCGTGCTCGCGGAAGAGCCTGCCGAGCAGCAGCGCGGCCGCCTCGGTGTCGGTCTCCGACGTGAACGTCTCCCCCGCCGCGACGAGCTCGGCTCGCAGCGCGGCGAAGTTCTCGATGATCCCGTTGTGGATGAGGGCGAGGCGGCCGTCGTCGCCGAGGTGCGGATGCGCGTTCTCGTCGGTCGGCCCGCCGTGCGTCGCCCAGCGCGTGTGCCCGATGCCGATGCTCGACTCCGGCAGCGGCGCGTCCTCGAGCGAGCCGCGCAGCACGCCGAGCTTGCCGCCGCGCTTGCGCGAGGCGAGCCCGTCGGGCGCGACGACCGCGATGCCCGCGGAGTCGTAGCCGCGGTACTCGAGGCGGCCGAGCCCCTCGAGGAGCACCTCGACGGTGTCGCGAGGTCCTGCATAGCCGACGATGCCGCACATGGGTGCCAAGCCTACCGGCGGCGACCCGGCGCCCCGCGCCGCTAGGCTCGGCGCTCGTGGTCCACCAGCAGACGCCGTTCGTCGACATCGACCGCGTCGCCTGGTCGAGGCTCGCGCCCATGACGCCGAACCCGCTCACCGAGCGCGAGGTCGCACGGCTGCGCGGCCTCGGCGACCGGCTCGAGCTGCGCGAGGTCGCCGAGGTGTACCTCCCCATCTCCCGGCTCGTGAGCCTCTACCAGGAGTCGGCGCGCAGGCTGCACGCCGAGACCGCATCCTTCCTCGGCGAGCGCGCGCGGCCCGTGCCATTCGTCATCGGCGTCGCCGGATCCGTCGCGGTCGGCAAGTCGACGACGGCGCGCCTGCTGCAGGAGCTGCTGGGCAGGTGGGAGGGCAGCCCCCGCGTCGACCTCGTGACGACCGACGGCTTCCTGCTGCCGAACGCCGAGCTCGAGCGCCGCGGCCTCATGCAGCGCAAGGGCTTCCCGGAGGCGTACGACCGGCGCGCGCTGCTCGCGGCGATCTCGAAGGTCAAGGCGGGCGTCGAGGAGGTGGAGGTGCCGGTCTACTCGCACCTCACCTACGACATCGTCCCCGACGAGCGGATCGTGATCCGTCGCCCCGACATCCTCATCGTCGAGGGCCTCAACGTGCTGCAGCCGCCCGCGTCGAAGGCGCACATGGCGGTCTCGGACCTCTTCGACTTCTCCGTGTACGTCGACGCCCGCACCGCATCGATCCGCGAGTGGTACGTCGAGCGCTTCCTCGCCCTCCAGCGCGGCGCCTTCCAGCAGCCCGAGTCGTACTTCCATCGCTTCGCCGACCTCGACGAGCAGGCCGCGCGCGCCTACGCCGTGGGCGTATGGGATGCGATCAACGGCCCGAACCTCGTCGAGAACATCCTCCCGACGCGGTCGCGCGCGGATCTCGTGCTGCGCAAGGCCGACGATCACACCGTGCGGTCGGTGCTCCTGCGCAAGATCTGATCGGTCGCGGGCTCCTCGGGGACGACGAGCGGCAGCTCGACGGGCGCCGTGACGGCGTCGCGCTCGTCCCTGGGCCTTCGCAGCTCGCCCGCGCGCACGAGCACGACGCCGGCGAGGATCGCCGCGCCGCCGAGCCACTGCACCGGCGTGGGCACGAGGGCGAGCAGCAGCGCCATCCACAGCACGCCGAAGAGCGGCTCGGAGTAGCCGAGGAAGCTCGACAGCGTCGCGCCGAGGCGCCGCACGCCCGAGACGCCCAGCACGTAGGCGGCGACGGTCGCGACGAGCACGAGCACCGCGAGGGTCGCCATCATCGGCACCTGCATGCCTGCGAGCTCGGTGGGAGCCGTCGCGACGGTCATGGGCAGGATGCCGATGGCCCCCGCGACGAGCAGCAGCACGCCGCCGACGGCGAGCCCGAGGCCCGCGAGCGTGACGGGCGGCAGCCCATGGGTCGTCGAGGCGGCCGACGCCCAGTAGACGGCGTTGCCGACGGCCGAGACGAGGGCGAGGCCGATGCCGATCGGGTCGAGCGACTCCGCCTGACCGACGCCGGAGACGAGCCCGAGGCCGAGCACCGCGAGCCCGGCGCCGACGAGCGTCAGGGCGGCCGGCGAGCGGCGCGTGCGAGCCCACGTCCAGCCGACGAGCAGCACGGGCCCCAGGAACTCGATGAGCAGCGCGAGCGCAGGCGGGATGCGCTGCACGGCGCTGAAGTACGCCAGCTGGCAGATCGCGACCGCGAAGGTACCGAACAGCAGCACCTGCCACCGACCGGCCCACAGGGTCGCCCACCGCCCGCGCAGCGCGAGCAGCGCGGGTACGAGCATGACGAGCGCGGCGAGCGAGATGCGCGCGGCGGTGACGGCGCCGGGCGACCATCCCGAGGCGATCAGGGCGCTCGCGAAGATCCCGGAGAGGCCGAAGGAGGCCGCCGCTGCGATGCAGAGCAGCAGGCCGAAGCCACGGCGATCGAGCATGCGGACTCCTCGGATGTCATGGGCGTTCGTGCGTACGGTCGTGACGCTATCGTATGCGGCATGGGACGCGCAGCATGGTGACGCCGCTCCGCCTGCCGACCGAGACGGTCGCGGCGCTCGAGGCGGTCGTCGCGATCGCCACCGCCGCCAACGCAGGCGCGCTCGACGACGCGGCCGGGCTCGACGCCGCGCTCGGCGACATCCGCTACACGGGCTCGCGGGCGCACGACGACGCCGAGGCCCGCGAGGTGCGCGACGTCGTGCCTGCGCTGCTGGCGATGTGGGACGCCGAGCGCGACGACGTCCCCGCGCTCGCGAACGCCATCCTCCGCGGCGCCGACGCCGCACCGCAGCTCGTGCGGCACGACGGCATCGACTGGCACCTCCACGCGATCGACCCCGAGCGTCCGCTCGCCGAGCGCATCGCGGTCGAGACCGCCATCGCCTTCGTCGACCTCATCCGCCTCGACGAGACCGATCGCTGCAAGCGCTGCGCCGCCGGCGACTGCGGGCTGCCGATGCTCGACCTGTCCCGCAACCGGTCCAGGCGCTTCTGCTCGACCGCCTGCCAGTCGCGCGTCAACGTCGCCGCGTACCGCGCGCGCAGCCGCTGACGCGTCGGGCTCAGGCCTCCGCGGCGGTGCCGAGACGGTCGCGGACGAGCTCGGCGAGCTCGTGCGCGATGGCGTCGGCCGTGTGCTGCTCGCGCGCCTCGACCATGACGCGGATGAGCTTCTCGGTGCCGCTGGGCCGCAGCAGGATGCGGCCCGAGTCGCCGAGCTCCGCCTCGTGCCGCGCGACGGCGTCCTGGATGACGTCGTCGCCCGCCAGCGCGAGCCGGTCGACGCCGCGCACGTTGACGAGCACCTGCGGGAAGACCTGCATGACCGCGGCGAGCTCCGCGAGGGACCTGCCCGTGCGCGCCATCTCCTGCGCCACGTGCAGCCCCGTGAGCACCCCGTCGCCCGTCGTCGCGTGCTGCGTGAGGATGACATGGCCGGACTGCTCGCCGCCGAGCGAGAGCCCGTAGGCGCCGAGCGCCTCGAGCACGTAGCGGTCGCCCACCGCGGTCTGCACGAGCTCGATGCCGTGCTCCTCCATCGCGAGCCGGAGCCCGAGGTTGGACATGACGGTCGCGACGAGCGTGTCATCGGCGAGCTCGCCGCGCTGCTTCGCAGCCACCGCGAGGATCGCCATGATCTGGTCGCCGTCGACGACCCGCCCGTCCGCATCCACCGCGAGGCATCGGTCGGCGTCGCCGTCGTGCGCGATGCCGATGTCGGCGCCGAGCGCGACGACGCGCTCCTGCAGCAGCTCGAGGTGCGTCGAGCCCACGTCGCGGTTGATGTTCATGCCGTCGGGGTCGGCCCCGATCACCGTGACGGTCGCGCCCGCGTCGTGGAACGCGTCGGGGCTCACGCCCGACGCCGCGCCGTTCGCGCAGTCGAGCACGACGTGCAGCCCGTCGAGCCGCGTGTCGAGGGTGCCCAGCAGGTGCACGACGTAGCGGTCCTCGGCGTCGGCGAACCGGCGGATGCGCCCGACCTCGCCTGCGACGGCGCGGATGGGCTGCTCGGCCATCGCACGCTCGATGTCGTCCTCGGTCGCGTCCTGCAGCTTCGTCCCGCCGCGCGCGAGGAACTTGATGCCGTTGTCCGGCGCCGGGTTGTGGGACGCGGAGATCATGACGCCGAAGTCGGCGTCGACGTCGCCGACGAGGAACGCCGTGGCCGGCGTCGGGATCACCCCGGCGTCGAGCACGTCGACGCCGCTCGACGCGAGCCCTGCCGCGACGGCCGCGACGATGAACTCGCCCGAGACGCGCGGGTCGCGGGCGACGACCGCGACGGGCCGACGACCCTCCAGGCGTGCAGCACGGCCGAGCACGGCTGCACCCGCCTGGGCGAGTGACAGCGCGAGCTCGGCCGTGATGTCCGCGCCGGCGAGGCCACGGACTCCGTCCGTGCCGAACAGGCGCGACAAGGTCAGCGCTTCGAGTACTGAGGCGCCTTGCGAGCCTTCTTGAGACCGGCCTTCTTGCGCTCGATGACGCGAGCGTCGCGCGAGAGGAAGCCGGCCTTCTTGAGCTCGGGGCGGTTGTTCTCGACGTCGATCTGGTTCAGCGCACGGGCGATGCCGAGGCGCATCGCGCCGGCCTGACCCGAAGGGCCGCCGCCGGAGACGCGGGCGATCACGTCGTAGCTGCCGTTCAGCTCGAGGATCGTGAACGGGTCGTTGATGAGCTGCTGGTGCAGCTTGTTCGGGAAGTAGTCCTCGAGCGTGCGACCGTTCACCTGGAACGTGCCGGAGCCGGGGACGAGGCGCACGCGGGCGATGGCCTGCTTGCGACGGCCGACGGCCTGGCCGCCGACGGTGAGGACGCGGGGCGCGCGCGGCGCTGCAGCCTCGGGCGTCTCGGTCGAGAAGCCCTCGGGCGCCTCGATGGAGTCTGCGATCTTCGCCATGATGTGTCGGTTCCCTCTCGCGCCTACTGGGCGACCTGGTCGAACGTGTACGGGGTCGGCTGCTGGGCAGCGTGGGGGTGCTCGGCACCCGCGTACACCTTGAGCTTCTTGATCTGGGCGCGGCCGAGCGAGTTCTTCGGCAGCATGCCGCGGATGGCCTTCTCGACCGTGCGGACGGGGTGCTTCTCGAGCATCTCGACGTAGCTCGTGGCCTTGAGGCCGCCCGGGTAGCCCGAGTGGCGGTAGGCGAGCTTCTGCTCGCGCTTCTGGCCCGTGAGCGCGACCTTGTCTGCGTTCACGATGATGACGTGGTCGCCCATGTCGATGTGCGGGGCGAACGTCGCCTTGTGCTTGCCGCGCAGGATGGCGGCGGCGTGGCTGGCCAGGCGGCCGAGCACCACGTCGGTGGCGTCGATGACGATCCAGTCGTGCTGGACGTCGCTCGCCTTGGGCGAGTAGGTACGAGTCATGGGTGCCTCATGTGTCGAGTGAAGTGGTCGTGCATCCCGCTCCATGGGGTTCCCGTGTGGGACGCTCCCGGTCGGAGGGCTCAGCTCGGGGCGCAGCAGAGCGCGCACCAAGGGTCCACGATACCCGCTGAGCGGGCACCGGGTCAATCCGAGGCGGGTCGGCGCGTCGCCGGCGTCAGCGGTCGGCGTCGTCCCGCTCGTCGCGGTCCTCGTGCCACACGACCTCGACCTGCTCGCTCACGATGCCGCCCTGCGACGGCGTCTCGACCGGCTCCGTCTCGCCCGTGACGATCGTGAGGTCGTCGAGGTCGTCGGAGACCTCCACGTGCTGCGCGTGCGGATCCTGCTCGACGGTGGGCTCGAGGTCCGCGACGTCGTCCGCGCCATCCGACGGCTCGACGTCCGGCACGGCGGGGGCGCTCGGCGCGGCCTCGCTCGGCGACGGGATGGTCGCGGCGTCGTCGCCGAACGTCGGCAGCGCGGCGCGCGTCGACTCGGCGATCGCCATGAGCTGCCCCACCTCGGCGCGGAACCCCTGCAGCTGCTGCTGCTGGAAGCGCAGGGTGCGCGCGCGGTCCTCCGCCTCGTGCAGCACCTCCTTGGAGTGTCCGAGCACGGCGT harbors:
- a CDS encoding DUF4190 domain-containing protein; translation: MSIAPPPPTAIVHEAPDAAAYRAPATDLLAMLAIGASVLGVTLLPLLGSLAGIVLGAVSIARIRRSGAGGRPLAVGAIVLGALGLVAIVASIVLFGATLAALFQGLPTAP
- the tsaE gene encoding tRNA (adenosine(37)-N6)-threonylcarbamoyltransferase complex ATPase subunit type 1 TsaE — encoded protein: MSADQPRRAPRRVATIDLAGRVVRLAGEVVSTKRVPAGHGVSYGWEHVTTRETTLALVALGYADGVPRSAAGAPVTVDAVPHPIAGRVAMDQVVLDIGDAVVAPGAEAVVWGAGGEEVAAWGAAAGVSARLLEAFVGPRVDAIVEDVVVDADAMEALGRRLAGILEAGDVVVLTGELGAGKTTLTRGIGDGLGAVGTVQSPTFVIARTHRTATVPLLHVDAYRLGDEAELDDLDLDVDASITIAEWGLPLVHAVDTWLHVEIERTIGGDAGEADADEPRTVRLTGHGDRWPASRLLAFARETA
- the tsaD gene encoding tRNA (adenosine(37)-N6)-threonylcarbamoyltransferase complex transferase subunit TsaD, which produces MIPLVLGIETSCDETGVGIVRGDELLANVVASSMDLHARFGGVVPEIAARAHLEAMEPTIRRALDEAGVTIADLDAIAVTAGPGLAGALMVGVGAAKALGVATGLPVHGVNHLVGHVAADALAGGPIEAETIALLVSGGHTSLLHVRDIDEDVATLGETIDDAAGEAFDKVARLLGLGYPGGPSIDAAAADGDPRAIAFPRGLTAPKDRERHRFDFSFSGLKTAVARHVERAADADSVSVPDVAASFREAVVDVLVTKALDACAHTGVPRLLLGGGVVANRRLREVAAERCEAAGVVLRVPPLSLCTDNGAMIAGLGARLVARGAAPSAPGFGVESTLDASVVQVG
- a CDS encoding alanine racemase, with the protein product MARAVDASAIVANLQTIVRRTDALVCGVVKADGYGHGAVLAARAMLDGGASWLGVVDVDEAIALRAAGVEAPILTWLHAAEPDLAPAVAARVDVGVSSLAQLEQAAEVGATVHLKVDTGLGRNGVPMGEWPQVVARATALQASGRLRVRGVFSHLAGSGPDADAAQAAAFADACALAAGLEPELRHLANSSATLAAGGVALDMVRVGIAAYGIHPDGDDAQGSAAAAAGLRPAMRVTGSVVDGVLDVGARHGLLPAPGAPVLVGDRVVPVAEVGVAATRLAEAVSGAAVLWGDPARGEPSAIAWAHAAGTIGYEVVTRMAAA
- the coaA gene encoding type I pantothenate kinase; amino-acid sequence: MVHQQTPFVDIDRVAWSRLAPMTPNPLTEREVARLRGLGDRLELREVAEVYLPISRLVSLYQESARRLHAETASFLGERARPVPFVIGVAGSVAVGKSTTARLLQELLGRWEGSPRVDLVTTDGFLLPNAELERRGLMQRKGFPEAYDRRALLAAISKVKAGVEEVEVPVYSHLTYDIVPDERIVIRRPDILIVEGLNVLQPPASKAHMAVSDLFDFSVYVDARTASIREWYVERFLALQRGAFQQPESYFHRFADLDEQAARAYAVGVWDAINGPNLVENILPTRSRADLVLRKADDHTVRSVLLRKI
- the rimI gene encoding ribosomal protein S18-alanine N-acetyltransferase; the encoded protein is MIALRTATLDDLDAVMAIETASFGLTAWARGTMAAEMASDWGRYVVAVDDDGSIVGYVGLRAVGVEGDIQTIAVAESARGTGLGRRLLRQAQQDARDRGVTELFLEVREDNAPARALYLSEGFVETGVRPGYYQPEGVDAISMRKDLS
- a CDS encoding holo-ACP synthase — translated: MIVGLGIDVVDVARFERAVSRTPGLAQRLFADRELVVGGAARPVRSLAARWAAKEAAAKALGTIEGQRWRDLVVASDAAGAPSLELGGAWAALAASRGVTSVHLSLTHDAGVAAAVVVAES
- the tsaB gene encoding tRNA (adenosine(37)-N6)-threonylcarbamoyltransferase complex dimerization subunit type 1 TsaB; this translates as MILAIDTSLGTSIALVDAGRVVAAHDEHDTRRHAEVLDVALAVVLGDHRDAVTQVVAGLGPGAFTGLRIGIVAARTAALGLGVPWVGVCSHDAVGVAEPGLVQVTTDVRRRERAWSLYRGGARVQGPALAPAAAVPVIDGARRVDADWIGAAGLVAALAAGAGSSREAIYLREADAVPSAAPKRVTS
- the glmS gene encoding glutamine--fructose-6-phosphate transaminase (isomerizing); the protein is MCGIVGYAGPRDTVEVLLEGLGRLEYRGYDSAGIAVVAPDGLASRKRGGKLGVLRGSLEDAPLPESSIGIGHTRWATHGGPTDENAHPHLGDDGRLALIHNGIIENFAALRAELVAAGETFTSETDTEAAALLLGRLFREHGDLTQAMLALVRRLEGQFTLLAVHVDQPGVVVGACHNSPLLVGLSQGEQFLASDVSAFVRYTRMAWALGNDELATITPDGVEVVDFGGQSVEGAPFEVTWDAAAAEKGGWSSFMAKEVAEDPEAVANTLRGRIVDGLPALGELGALDDDVLRGIDRVQIVACGTAAYSALVGEYAIETWARIPVEVDLAHEYRYRDPIVDERTLVISISQSGETMDTKMAVQHAIEQGARTLSICNTQGSTIARASEAVLYTHAGPEVAVASTKAFLAQVVALLLTGLHLGRVRGTIADDAVREVTAALEALPEQLRTLLGEQDAIRELAHWMSGTRSVLFLGRHVGYPVALEGALKLKELSYIHAEGFAAGELKHGPIALIEPGQVVFVVVPSPRHQQGLHAKVVSNIQEIRARGARVIAVAEAGDAAVLPYADQVLRIPLTLPLLEPVLSVVPLHLFALELATAKGLDVDQPRNLAKSVTVE